In the Schaalia hyovaginalis genome, TGTCAGAGAAGACCTCGAGGATGTGTTCGACCGCTGTCGGCATGAGATGGTCGTCGGAGTCGACGACGAAGAAGAGCGGGGAGGCGCAGCGCTCGACCGCCGTGTTGATCGCCCGCGGTTTCCCGCCGTTGGCGGTCTTCACGTAGTCGATCTGCAGGCGCCCCTCCTCGATCCAGCCTGAGACCAGCTCCTGCGTTTCATCGGTTGAGCCGTCGTCGACGATCAGCCAGTAGAAGTCCGCCGAGGTCTGGGCGAGGAGACTCTCATAGAGGACGGAGAGGATGTAGGCGCGGTTGTACGTCGGGGTGAATACGCACAGCGAGGGGGGTTCAGCCATCGGTCTTCTCCTGGAAGTCGTCGACCCAGTTCACGGCGCGAAGATGCCGGGGCGGACGATTCTGCTCAGCGGGGATCGTCCGCCAGTCCCCATAGTAGTTTTCAAGGAGCTCCTCGGCCCGTGCGGGGATCGGGAAGCGGCGTCCCTCGAATTCGCAGCGGCGCACGGGGAAGAGCTGGTCCGGGGTGAAGATGTTCCTGTCCATCGCATCGTCGACGAGGAGGACGCGACGGGTGTTCGCATCATCGGAGCCGACGGGAAGATTCGCGGATCGGGCGAGGTCGTCGGTGGAGCGGGCGATCGCGAAGGGGTCGAGCCTCCTCGTGATGGGGTGGATCAGCCGCTTGACGACGCGGGCGATCCGGGATGTCGCGAATCGCGGATCGGAGGCCGCGTAGCCCCGCAGGGAAACGAGGCGATAGGCCTTCTTCTTGATCCGCTTCAGGCGGGGGGAGGTGATATCGACCCGTTCGAGGGGGAAGATGTCGACCCAGAGGCCGAGCGCGTGCTTCTCATCGATGAAGGACTCGCAGGCGCGGGTGCGGGTGTCGACGAGCTTGAAGAAGCCGTAGATCGAGGACTCGTCGCGGTAGGTGGCGATCTTGTAGCGGGGGGAGAAGACTCCGGACTGCGCGAGTTCGTAGAGTCTTTCGTAATCCTCTCTGGGCATGAGGACGTCGATGTCGTCGTCCCAGGGGATGAAGCCACGGTGCCTGAGCGCACCGATGAGGGTTCCATAGGCGAGGACGTAGTCGAGTCCGTGCTCACGGGCGACGCGGTCGAGTTCAGTGAGGATCCCGAGTTCGACGCGCTTAATCTCTTGTTCAGACAACTCGGCCATGGCGCTCCTCTCCCGATCACATAACGAACGCTTATTGTCCCACGCGTACACAGTGAGCCGCTCGTGCCGCGCCGTGAGGAGCACGTCTGTTCTCAGCCCTGGTGTAGCCTACGAGTCGTAGAACGGGACGTGGTGGAGATCGGAGCAACAATGCGAATCGCCATGATCGTCAACAGTTATCCCCCCAGGCTCGGGGGCCTCGAATCCCACCTCCTCAACCTCGCCGAGGGCCTCGTCGCGCAGGGGCACAGGGTGTGGGTCCTGACGATCTCCTCGGAGCCGGGGCGCCGGGTGGAGGGGGGCGTCGAAGTCCTCACCGGTCGCGCCCACCTGCCGATCGCCGATGTCATCTCCTTCCCCTCCCTCGGCTCGCGCCGCTCCATCAGCCGTTTCCTCCGAGACCACGCCATCGACCTCGTCTCGGTGCACACCCGTTTCTTCCCGATGAGCTTCATCGGAGTGAGGGCGGCGCGCGCCTGCTCCATTCCCGTGATCCATACCGAGCACGGCTCAGGATTCGTCGCCTCCTCATCCCCTCTGATCTCATGGTGCTCCCGGGCCGTTGATGTGACTGCCGGGCGCTACGTCCTGCGGCACGCCGACAGGGTCCTCGGCGTTTCAGCCGAGGCCGCGGCCTTCGCCTCGCGCCTCGGCGGGGTGAGGGCCGAGGTCTTCCACAACGCGATCACGCCGCCCGCGGTGCACGGGGAGAGCCTCGACAGGCCCGGCCACCTGGTCTTCGTCGGGAGGATCGTCGAGGGAAAGGGCTGGGACGACTTCCTCCGGGCGGTCGCGGTCCTGCGCGAACGGGGGCACGACGTGGACGGGGAGATCCTCGGCACGGGGCCGATGCTGGAGGAGGCGCGCGTTCTGCGCGATGAGCTGGGGCTCGGCGGAGTCGTCGAGCTGCGCGGACGCGTGCCCGCTGAGGAGGTGCGCCGCAGTCTGGCGGGCGCGACCCTCGTCAATCCGACGGTGCTCTCCGAAGGGTTCCAGACGACCCTCCTGGAGGCCCTGGCGGAGCGGGGGCGGGTCGCCACCTACTCCGTTCCCGGCGCGGAGCTCCTGCGCGACTCCGGGGCGCCCGTCGTCATCTGCACGGAGAAGACGAGCGAATCGCTGGTCGAGGCCCTCGAGGGGATGCTCGCCGAACCCGCTGCGCCCGCATCAGCGGAGCTCATCACGGAGTGGACCTGGCCGGTGCGCTCCCGCCAGTACGCGCGAATCGCCCAGGAGGTGCTCGCCGGAGGAGGCGGCGAGCACTAGGCGCAGTCGGCGGGAGGCGGAAGCACTCGGGCGCGCAGGACGCGGGAGTGCGTCCTCAGGCTCAGCGCTGCTCGTCCTCGAGTCGCGAGAGCCTGGCGGTGAGCCCCTCGACACGGTTGTTCGTCAGCGCGAGTTCCTCGGCGAGGCGCCTGCGCTCCTCCGTCCCACGCGAGAGGTCGACGCTCAAACGCAGGGTGAGCAGCAGGAGGACCGTCGCCGCGATGACGAGGGCGAGGTTGAGCGGGACTTGCACGCCGATCAGGGAGGCGATCGCCTTGAGGCTGCCGGGGAAGATCGAGAGGGCGGCGACTCCGATCGCGATGACGATCCACCAGGTCGCGTAGCGCTCCTTCATCCCGGAGTTGCGCATCCTGAGGAAGACGGCCACCAGGACGATGAGGCCGAAGAGGACTCCGAGCCAATAGGTCGAGCTCATCCGCGGACCTCCGGATCGACGGGAGAGGACTGCCGGGGGCGCGAGAGCGCGACCCCGAGGGCGAGGAATGCGCGGAAGAGGAACACCGCCGCCTCGATCGGATTGTGTGAGGGCTCCCCTCCCGCTCTCGGGCGCATCTCGACGGGCACCTGGCGGATCACGAGGCCGCGGCGAGAGGCGAGGACGAGCGCCTCGATCGTGTCGCCGAGGTATTCGGCCGGGTAATCACGGCTGAAGAGGGCGATCGCGCGCCTGTCGGAGAGCTTGAAGCCGGAGGTGGTGTCGCTCAGCCGCGTGCGGCACACCTTCGACAGGATGACGGAGAGGAGCTTCATCGCCCACATGCGCGGCCCCCTCACGGAATAGTCGCCCTTGCCCGCGAAACGCGCCCCGACGACGAGGTCGGCCACCTCTTGGCGAGCGCGTTCGAGGAGGGTCGGGATCTCGGCGGGGTCGTGCTGACCGTCCGCGTCGAGCTGGACGGCGTAGTCGTAGCCATTGCGGAAGGCGTACAGGTATCCTGCGCGCATGGCGCCGCCGACGCCGAGATTGAGGGGGAGGTCGAGGACCTCGACCCCGGCCTCGCGTGCGATCCGGGCTGTGGCGTCCGTCGAACCGTCGGAGACGACGAGGACATCGGCGAATCCGGAGACGCTTGAGAGAACTTCGCCGAGTACTGGGCCGATGACGGCCTGCTCATTCCACGCGG is a window encoding:
- a CDS encoding LicD family protein, whose protein sequence is MAELSEQEIKRVELGILTELDRVAREHGLDYVLAYGTLIGALRHRGFIPWDDDIDVLMPREDYERLYELAQSGVFSPRYKIATYRDESSIYGFFKLVDTRTRACESFIDEKHALGLWVDIFPLERVDITSPRLKRIKKKAYRLVSLRGYAASDPRFATSRIARVVKRLIHPITRRLDPFAIARSTDDLARSANLPVGSDDANTRRVLLVDDAMDRNIFTPDQLFPVRRCEFEGRRFPIPARAEELLENYYGDWRTIPAEQNRPPRHLRAVNWVDDFQEKTDG
- a CDS encoding glycosyltransferase family 4 protein produces the protein MRIAMIVNSYPPRLGGLESHLLNLAEGLVAQGHRVWVLTISSEPGRRVEGGVEVLTGRAHLPIADVISFPSLGSRRSISRFLRDHAIDLVSVHTRFFPMSFIGVRAARACSIPVIHTEHGSGFVASSSPLISWCSRAVDVTAGRYVLRHADRVLGVSAEAAAFASRLGGVRAEVFHNAITPPAVHGESLDRPGHLVFVGRIVEGKGWDDFLRAVAVLRERGHDVDGEILGTGPMLEEARVLRDELGLGGVVELRGRVPAEEVRRSLAGATLVNPTVLSEGFQTTLLEALAERGRVATYSVPGAELLRDSGAPVVICTEKTSESLVEALEGMLAEPAAPASAELITEWTWPVRSRQYARIAQEVLAGGGGEH
- a CDS encoding DUF2304 domain-containing protein, which codes for MSSTYWLGVLFGLIVLVAVFLRMRNSGMKERYATWWIVIAIGVAALSIFPGSLKAIASLIGVQVPLNLALVIAATVLLLLTLRLSVDLSRGTEERRRLAEELALTNNRVEGLTARLSRLEDEQR
- a CDS encoding glycosyltransferase, with protein sequence MSKTEPRLLVIIPAWNEQAVIGPVLGEVLSSVSGFADVLVVSDGSTDATARIAREAGVEVLDLPLNLGVGGAMRAGYLYAFRNGYDYAVQLDADGQHDPAEIPTLLERARQEVADLVVGARFAGKGDYSVRGPRMWAMKLLSVILSKVCRTRLSDTTSGFKLSDRRAIALFSRDYPAEYLGDTIEALVLASRRGLVIRQVPVEMRPRAGGEPSHNPIEAAVFLFRAFLALGVALSRPRQSSPVDPEVRG